ATGCCCAACGCGTCCCAGCGCAGTCTGCAGAAAATCCGTCTCCATCCATTCCGGATTGCCGAGCGCCTTTTTCGCGCCCTGCCAGAACCGGTCGGTCGCGGCGCTGAAACTCACCCATCCGTCCTTGCACGGATAGACCCACTGCGCAGCGCTTTTTTTCCGCACGCTGAGCCGCTGGTATGACGCCGACTCTTTCGATTCGTGCGAATAAAAACCCAGGTTGGGCCGCACCATGCTGATCATCGCTAGCCACTGGCTGACATCGACGTGCTGGCCCGCGCCGTTCGCCTTGCGGCCGTACAGCGCGCACATCGCCGCGGCTGCGCCGGTGTATCCGGTCAAGTAATCCGATTGGCGTCCGCCAAGTTTGAGCGGCGGTTCCGTCGATGGATCGGTCACCTGATGCCACGGCGTTTCGAAGCCCACCGCGCTCATGTGCGTCGCGACCAGATCGCCTCCACGAAGATTTTTATATGGCGACTCGGCGCCGAAGCAGGTCATCGATACGACGATCAATTGCGGAAATCGCGCGGTGAGCGCGCGCCAATCGATTCCGATCTTTTCGTTTAGTGCGGGGCGATTCGGATTGAACACGATATCAGCCTTCGCCAACAGCTCGAATAGCAGATCGCGGCCGCGCGAATGCTCGACGTCGAGCGTCACGCCGAGCTTGTTAGTGTTCAAAAACAGATGAAGGCCGCC
The nucleotide sequence above comes from Candidatus Binatus sp.. Encoded proteins:
- a CDS encoding CoA transferase, producing MARFEEYREPPRALEGLKVVELPSLDTIPFVAAAMAAKSFADFGAEVIKVEPPRRGALERTLGPFRDEMPDPETGGLHLFLNTNKLGVTLDVEHSRGRDLLFELLAKADIVFNPNRPALNEKIGIDWRALTARFPQLIVVSMTCFGAESPYKNLRGGDLVATHMSAVGFETPWHQVTDPSTEPPLKLGGRQSDYLTGYTGAAAAMCALYGRKANGAGQHVDVSQWLAMISMVRPNLGFYSHESKESASYQRLSVRKKSAAQWVYPCKDGWVSFSAATDRFWQGAKKALGNPEWMETDFLQTALGRVGH